CGATGGTAAAACTCCAGACCCGGCGAACGAAATTGATCCCGTCAAAGCCAGTGGCATCCGTGCCGCGCTCAAATACATGGGCTTGGAAGCGAATATGCCGATTACTGACGTGCAAATCGACAAAGTATTCATTGGCTCATGCACCAATTCGCGCATCGAAGATTTACGCGCTGCGGCGGAAGTCGCCAAAGGCCGCAAAGTCGCGGCGAATGTAAAACTGGCAATGGTTGTCCCCGGCTCTGGTTTGGTCAAACAGCAGGCGGAAAACGAAGGCTTGGACAAAATTTTCATCGAAGCAGGGTTTGAATGGCGTGCGCCGGGCTGTTCCATGTGCCTTGCGATGAATGCCGATCGCCTCGAACCGGGCGAACGTTGCGCCTCCACCTCCAATCGCAATTTTGAAGGGCGGCAAGGGCAGGGCGGGCGTACCCATTTGGTTAGTCCAGCAATGGCGGCAGCAGCGGCTGTTACCGGCCATTTTGTCGATGTCCGTACCCTTTAAGGAGATGATCTCATGCAAAAGTTACTAAGTGTTTTATCCCTGATGGCATTATTGCTGCTGGTTGGTTGTAGCACAATTGAAGGTGTCGGCAAGGATTTAAAATCGCTGGGCGGTACGATTGAAAAAGAAGCAGCGACAGACAAGGCTAAATAACTGATGGAAAAATTTACTGTACACACGGGTTTGGTGATTCCTCTTGATCGTTCTAACGTCGATACGGATGCCATTATTCCCAAGCAATATTTGAAATCTATCCAGCGCACCGGTTTTGGTCCCACGTTGTTTGACGACTGGCGTTACCTTGAACCGGGCGAACCGGGCATGGATCACAGCAAACGTACCCCGAACCCCGATTTCGTGCTGAATGCGCCGCGTTATGCCGGTGCGTCTGTGCTATTGGCGCGTGAAAACTTTGGCTGTGGTTCGTCGCGGGAACACGCGGTATGGGCGTTGACCGATTACGGCATTCGGGCGGTGATTGCGCCGAGTTACGCGGATATTTTCTTCAACAACAGCTTCAAGAATGGCTTGTTGCCGTTGACCTTGCCTGCTGAGGTGGTTGATCAGTTATTCGTTGAGGCACAAGCCACCGAAGGCTATCAGCTCACCGTGAACTTGGAAGAGCAGCAAGTGGTTACGCCGAGTGGCACAACATTCGCGTTTAGCATTGACGAGTTCCGCAAGTATTGTTTGTTGAACGGGCTGGATGATATTGGGCTGACGTTGCAACATGCCGATGATATTCGGGCGTATGAAGCAAAGCGTAAGCAAGTCGCGCCTTGGTTATTTTAAGATTTGATTTGGGTTAGATGGTTATGACACACAAAATTTTGGTATTGCCCGGTGATGGCATTGGCCCGGAAATCGTGGCAGAAGCAGTTAAAGTCCTCAACGTGTTCACCGCTGAAGGCAATTTGTCGGTAGAGCTGGAATACGCCAACATCGGCGGCATCGCTTACGACAAAGAAGGGCAGCCGTACCCTGAAACCACCAAGGCACTGGCAAATAAGGCAGATGCTATCTTGTTAGGTGCAGTCGGTGGCCCGCAATACGACGCGCTGGATCGCCCGTTACGCCCCGAACGCGGTTTACTGGCAATTCGTGCTGACTTAGGTTTATTTGCCAACCTGCGCCCCGCAATTCTGTACGAAGAACTCGCATCGGCTTCCACCCTGAAACCCGAAGTGGTGGCAGGTCTGGACATTATGATCGTGCGCGAATTAACTGGCGGCATCTACTTCGGTCAACCGCGTGGTATTCGGGTGTTGGAAAACGGTGAACGCCAAGGCTTCAACTCTGCCACTTACACCGAATCCGAAATCGAACGCATTGCCCGCGTCGGCTTTGAAACCGCGATGAAGCGCAACAAACGTTTGTGTTCCGTCGATAAAGCCAACGTGCTGGAAGTGTGCGAACTGTGGCGCGAAATCGTCGAAAAGGTCGGCAAGGAATACCCCGAAGTCGAACTCAGCCACATGTACGTCGATAACGCCGCGATGCAATTGGTACGTGCGCCGAAGCAATTTGATGTGATTGTAACCAGCAACCTGTTCGGTGACGTGCTGTCTGACGCGGCGGCGATGCTGACCGGCTCTATCGGCATGTTGCCATCTGCTTCCCTGAATTCCTCTGCGTGCGGCTTGTACGAACCAATCCACGGTTCTGCCCCCGACATCGCAGGCAAAGGCATTGCCAATCCGTTGGCAACCATTCTGTCCGTGGCAATGTTGCTGCGTTACAGCCTCAATCGTCCAGAACTGGCTGAGCGCATCGAAGCGGCAGTGAAAACAGTACTGGCATCAGGCGTGCGCACCGGCGACATTTATACCGAGGGCGACCGTAAGGTCGGCACGGCAGAAATGGGCGATGCGGTTGTGGCAGCTTTACAAGGGTAATCATGACTAAGACTTACAATGTAGCAGTCGTTGGTACGGGCAGTCTGGTTGGCGAAGCCATACTGGACTTGCTGGCTAAACGTAAATTTCCAATCGGCAAGATTTATGCGCTGGAATTTGCAACCGATGGCGAACAATACGTCGATTTTGGCAATAAAACGCTGGATATTGAAGCGGTCGAAGATTTCGATTTTTCCAGCGTGCAATTGGCTTTATTTGCCAGCACGGAAAGCGTAGCGGCGGATTATGTGCCAAAAGCGGTAGCGGCTGGTTGCATTGTTATTGATGACAGCGCCTGTTTCCGTTTCGAGGCGGATGTACCGTTAGTCGTACCGGAGGTGAATCCAGACGCCATTGCGGGGTATAAGCAGCGTGGGATTATTGCCAACCCCGGCAGCATGGTGAGCCAGATGCTGGTGGCATTAAAACCCTTGCATGATGCTGCTGAAATTACCCGCATTAATGTGGCGACGTATCAGGCAGTTTCTGGCACGGGGCGGGTAGGTATCAATGAGTTGGCGCGTCAGACGGCGCAATTGCTCAATGCACGACCGGTCGAGCCGGAACTGTATGCCAAACAGATTGCGTTCAATCTTTTTCCGCATATTGGCGCGTTTCAGGAAAATGGCTATACGTGGGAAGAAATGAAAATGGTGCAGGAAACCCGTAAAATCATGGGCTTGCCTGAGCTTGGGGTGAATCCAACAGCGGTGCGTGTACCCGTGTTTTTTGGACATGCGGCAGCTCTCCACATAGAAACGCAACGCAAGCTGACGGCTGCTGAGGCGACCGGGTTGTTGCAGCAAACGGCTGGTGTGGTGGTGTTGGATGAGCGGGTAGACGGTGGTTATCCAACCCCTGTCACCGAAGCGGTCAATACGGATGCAGTGTATGTTAGTCGTATTCGTGAAGATATTTCTTGTATGTCTGGCTTAGATTTATGGGTGGTTGCTGATAATGTCCGTAAAGGTGCTGCATTAAATAGCGTACAAATTGCCGAAATATTAGTGCGTGATTATCTGTAGGTGTGGTTAAGCGGGAATTAATTCATTCTTGTCCACAATGAGCCACAGATAGAATGGGTGTAAGCACCTGTTCAATAGCTAATATTCGGGGCAGCATTGCTTGGCATAATGTACTAATATATATTCCAGCGCTAAGAAGCAATAACTAGAATCGCTATTCATCATAATAATTAAGGGCGGAATAATGCTTACACAGGTGATGAATCGGGAATGCCACAATCTTATACAGATAAAGAATCAATTGAAGGGGAATTGCAGTGAATAAACAAGCCTTGAGCTTAGCTATATTCATCGCCGGAGCATATCCAGCGGCTTCCAGCGCTTTGGGGCTTGGAGACATTGAATCCAACTCTCACCTGAACCAGCCGTTACGCGCAAAAATTGACTTATTGTCTGCTGCCCCGGCAGATGCCAGTAAAATTCAGGTTCGTTTAGCACCACCCGAAGTATTTAACCGGGTCGGTGTGGCACGTCCTGAGTTTCTGGGAAGTTTGCGTTTTACACCAACAGTGCAGGGCGGCAAGCCAGTCATTCTGGTGTCGTCCGATGCGCCGATTCAGGAACCCTTTGTTAATTTCCTGCTGGAAGTAAGCTGGCCCCAAGGTCAGTTGCTCAAAGAATATACGGTAATGTTAGACCCGCCAGTGCTGATGCAACCTGGCAATACGGTTGCGGGCGAGGCTGCCGTGCGGGCAGAGCCTAAAGCAGCGGGTAATGTACGCCGTCAGACATCTCCAGCACCCGTGGCTAATCAAGCAGCACCACAGCAGCAACAGGCGGAAGCTCCGGCGCGGAACCGTACTTACCGTGTCAAATCGGGCGATACCCTATTCTCGGTCGCTTCACGTCTCCAGCGTTCCGGTGTTAGTAATGATCAGATGATGATGGCCTTGTTCCGTGCAAATCCGGGGGCATTTGTTGATAAAAACATCAACAACCTCCGTGCCGGTGCGGTGATGAAAGCGCCAAGTAGTGGCGATATTAAAGCGGTGTCGCGTGCTGAAGCTCGGCGTCAGATTCGCCAGCAAAATGCGGAGTGGCGCGAATTAAGAAAGTCACTGGCAGGTAATACTGTACCGCAACAAACGTCTGCTAAGTCCGCCGCAAAGCAGCCAGACCAGAAAACCGCAGCACCTGAAACCCCAAGCCAAGCAGCGAATAACGCTACCGATAAAGCGCGTCTGGAAGTATTGGGTGCAAAAACAGGTCAATCAGCAGCCAACGATGCCGCAGTAGCGGCAGGTACGGCGAAACTGGCGGAAATTGAAAAGCAATTGGCGCTGGCGAATGAGTCATTAGCAGCCCGTCAAAATGAAAACAATGAACTCAAGTCACGTGTTACTGACCTTGAGTCCATGCTGAGCAAGAAAAATCGCTTATTGGCATTGCGTGATACCCAACTTGCGGATTTGCAAAAACAGTTATCCGCTAATGGTGTGCAGGTAGCGCCGCTGACTGATACGACTGATGCTACTGATGCTGACGGGCAGCCTGGGCAACCAGTTGCTGTTACGCCTGATCAAGGCAAAGACATTCAAACACACATGGCGAATGTTGCAGGTCAAGACAACAACACGGTTATCAGAACAGAGCCACCAGCGGCGCAGCCTGACGCACCACCTGCAACCGATAGCCGTCCTACTCCGGCAGGCATGTCGACGGGCAATGCGAATGCAGTGCCGTTAAAACCGCCAGCCATTGTACCCGTTACCCCAGCACCAGAGGCTCAAGCGGCACCTAAAGCACCGCCGGTATTTGCTGATCAGACCGGTGAGGGTAATGACCTGCTGAGTTTGCTGACCTCACCATTGGCACTGAAAATTGGCGCGGGTTCATTGGCGTTGTTATTGTTACTGTGGTTGCTGGGGCGTCGGCGTAAACCGGATGAGGCAAGCCAGGCAAACAACCGTGTTGCCAATTTGGATGATGATTTCGACACACCTATTGAGAAGGAAGCCGAAGCCTTAACGCTGGGTTCTTTGGAACGTGAGTTGGAGCGTGCAGAGAAAACCTCTGGTGTCCGGGCAGGTAATGCCGGTACGCAGTATTCGCGAGACCCGTTTGGGCTTGATGTGGACGATGAGAATGAGGAGACTCGCGGTGTGGCGGTTGCTTCATCTGCTGCCGCCGATCCAGCTGAGGATGATTGCCTGACCGAGGCGAATGTTTACATCGCTTATGGTCTGTATCAACAAGCCGAGAGTGAGCTAAAGAAATGCATTGAGCGCTCCCCTGAAAAGCTGGAGTACCGCCACAAGTTATTGGAATGCTATTTCGTGGCGAATAATCGCGATTCCTTTGATAATCACGCACAACAGTTCGCGATGATGCAGGGTGCAGGTCGGGATGCGTTGTGGCAATCGGTTGCTGAGTGGGGTCGTAAGATCAGCCCTGATAACCGTTTGTATCAGGGGAATGGGCATTCGGCAGTGCCGTCTGCGGCTACCGCACCTTCTGTTGCAGCCACGGTGGCGACGGCGCTGGGTGGTGTTGCGGCGGCAACGGCTGGGGTGGCTTTAGCGAAGTCCCCTGAGGTGGCTAAAGCGTCTGTGGCTGAGCAGCCCCAAGCGCTTCATCATGCGACACCACCGGAGTTGCCTGAAGATGATTTCAGCGATTTGGATTTGGGTGAATTGGATTTCGATGATATTGATCTCGATAAACTGTTGCAAGACGGTAATGATGCAGAGTCGCAGGCACAGCTAGCATCCGTCCCTGAATTGCCGGAACTGGCTACCGATTTGTCGCATAAGGCTAAAGAGGCGATGCCTGAACAAGATGACTTCGAGCTGGACGATTTAGACGATAACTTCGATCTGGATTTCGATTTGGAGCCGGAGGGTGCGCCACAAGCTCAGATCCAGCCGCAACCTGTTATGGTAGCTGCTGCGCAGCCGCGCCAACAAGACGATGAGTTTGACGATCTGTTGGATTTTGATCTTGATGATTTTGATAGCAACACGGCAGTTGCCGCTCCTCCAGCAGTGGCGGCTGTGCCTGAAACGGCAGCAGTGGCGGCTTCGAGTGCAACGCATCTGAACCTGCATTTGGATAATGAAACCGGCATCAAGCGTATTTTGCCGAAAGACACATTCTACGCGCCTATTAGCGACGAAGATAAAGATTGGTTGGGCGATATTGATGATGCGCTGTCATTCCTCGATTTCCCGGATGAGGAAATCGACTTGCACGAAGCGCACATCAGCACCAAGCTGGATCTTGCCCGTGCTTATCTGGATATGGGCGACATCGAAGGCGCTCGGAGTACCTTGGAAGAGGTCATGGTCGAAGGCAACGACGATCAGCGCCGTGAAGCCGAAGTATTGCTGCACCAGACAGGTTGAGGAATCCTCACTTTCACGTTATAAAGGTCGGTTAACCCGACCTTTTGTGTTTTTACTGCCCTGAGATTAAGTGTCATGAAGTTTGCAGCCTGCATCGAATACGACGGAAGCCCTTTTTTCGGCTGGCAGCGTTTGAGCCACGGGCCGACGGTGCAGGGCAGTGTGGAACACGCGCTGTCCACCGTAGCGGCGGAACCGATCGCGGTAGTCTGTGCAGGGCGTACTGATTCGGGTGTCCACGGCATTGGGCAAATTATTCATTTTGAAACCCATGCGCAGCGCCCCTTGCGTGGTTGGGTGTTTGGCAGCAATGCGCATTTGCCGGATGGCGTGGCAATGCGTTGGATTCAGCCGGTGTCGGATGATTTTCATGCACGGTTTTCGGCACGCTCCCGGCGTTACCGGTACGTTATCCTCAATCGGCAGGCGCGTCCGGCCTTGTTACAGAAACGGGTGTGTTGGCAACATGGCGCGTTGGATGCGGATGCAATGCACCAAGCCGCTCAAGCATTGCTGGGTGAACAGGATTTCTCCAGTTTTCGGGCGGCGGGTTGTCAGGCGAATCATGCCATGCGGGAAATGCTGGCAATCAGCGTGCAGCGCGAAGGTGAATTTATTTACCTCGATTTGGTGGCGAATGCGTTTTTGCATCACATGGTGCGCAATATCGCCGGTTCCTTGCTGATGGTGGGGGCGGGGGAGCGTCCAATGGCATGGATTGGGGAATTATTAGCGCAGCGGGATCGTACTTTGGCAGGGATGACAGCCCCGGCATCGGGTTTGTATTTTGTGCATGTGGATTACCCTGAACGTTTTGGCTTGTCGTCAGACTACACCTTGCCCAGTTTCATCTTTTAAACAAATTGATTAACGGATTAGCATTTTTGTCAGCATTTTGAAATCCAGCCGCTATACTTAATGGTCAGAGTGTTGCGAGGTGACAAGGAGTGTCATTTATGAAAGTTAATCATCAACTTACCCCACCTGCCAAAGGTTATTTCATGTCGCATGTGCGCCAACCCGGTTATCAACATCTGGGAATGCGGGCGTTGGCATTGGCGTTTGATTTGCTAATGATCAGCTTATTGCTGGTGATGGTGCTGTTGTTTGTGTTTGGGCAGACTTGGCTGCTGTATCACGCTTCGTATGAAAGCACGGCGTTGCATGGCGTATTGGTGCTTGTGCCGCTGGTGTATTTCCTTGGGTTTTGGAGTCTGTTGGGGGCAACCCCCGGCAAATTGTTGTTGTGGCCTTGGTTAGTGGAATAACCGCGAATAACCTGCCAATTTGACCTGCATCTGTATTTCCTGCGCTGGCTTTGCTGTAGTCTTGCTGCTGAATGAATCTGAAAAAGGATGAAAGCGATGCAGGTGCAATACGATGTCATCATTGCGGGCGGCGGCATGGTCGGTGCAACATTAGCTTGCTTATTAGGCAAGTTGGGTAAGCGCGTCGCAGTGCTGGAAGCCTATCAACCCACGGTATTTTCCCCGAATGACCCCTATGATTTGCGGGTGTCGGCACTCAGCCGCGCATCGCAGCGGGCGCTGCTTGACACAGGCGCATGGGATGGCATCGCGGCGCGTCGCGCTTTTCCTTACGAAGCCATGCAAGTCTGGGATGCCACGGGGTCGGGCGAGATTCGTTTCGATGCAGCGGATTTGGGTGAACCAGACCTTGGGCATATCGTCGAAAACCGTGTGATTCAACTGGCGTTGTTGGATACCTTGCAGGCATTGGATACCGTGGATTGGTACTGCCCCGACAAACTCGCGGCATTGGTGGTGAATGAACAGCACGTCACCGTCACCTTGCACAGCGGGCAAACGCTGCAAGCACAATTGCTGGTGGGGGCGGATGGGGCGCAATCCAAAGTCCGTGAGCTTGCGGGTATTGGCATGGCAATTCAGGATTACGGGCAAAAAGGCTTGGTGTGTGTGGTGCAAACCGAATTCCCGCATCAATTTACTGCTTGGCAACGTTTTATGCCGGGTGGTCCGCTCGCATTCCTACCGTTAGCGGAAGGCTTTTGTTCCATTGTGTGGACTTTACCGGCGGATCAGGCTGATGCGATGTTGCGTCTGTCAGACAGTGATTTTTGCCGTGAATTGAGCCAAGCGCTGGATTACCGTTTGGGAGAAGTGACGGCGGTGGGGGAGCGTGCTGCGGTGTCATTACGGGGTCGCCACGCCGATAGTTACAGTCAGGAGCGGGTGGTGTTGGTGGGTGATGCTGCCCACACGATTCATCCGCTGGCGGGGCAGGGGGTGAATTTGGGGATCAAAGATGCGCTGGAATTAGTGGCGCAAATTCGCCAAAGCAGCGGTGATTGCGGCAGCACTAAGGTTTTGCGGGCCTACGAACGGGCGCGGCGCGGTGACAATATTCTCACGCAAAAAGCGATGGACGGCTTCCGGCTGTTGTTTGGCAATACGCTGACTCCTTGGAAAATCCTGCGAAATTCTGGGTTGACTATCGTCAATCGCATGGGCTTTCTAAAATACGAAATGGCAAAACGTGCCATGGGCATTTGAAACTATTACCTGACCTTGGAGGATGACATGAACTTATTGACCCGCGTTACCAGTACGCTAGCCTTTTCACTGTTGGCTGCGGTTGCAACGCTGCAAGCGGATGAAGTGACCGTTAAGCAGGGTGATCTTGAATTGCGTGCTGATCTGACCTTGGCAGAGGGCAAAACCGCAAAAGACGGCGTAATCATGCTGCTGCATGGCACACTGGCGCACAATAAAATGGAAATCATGCAGGCGCTAGGCGACTTGCTGAAAGAGAGAGGTTACAACACGCTCAATGTGAACCTGAGTTATGCGTTGGATAAACGCCCTTCCGAAATGTTGGATTGCACCATCGAACACCAGCACAAACACGAAGATGCCGTGGCAGAACTCGATACTTGGATGAATTGGTTGAAAGCGCAAGGCGCAAGCAAAGTGGCGATTTTGGGGCATTCACGCGGCGGCAATCAGGTGGCGTGGTATGCGTCTGAAAAAGATTCCGATTTGCTGGAAAAAGTGATTGCGGTTGCACCTGCTACTTGGGATGCCGCTGAGTCTGCCAAGGGATACGAAGAGCGCTATCAAAAGCCGTTGGCTGACATTATGGCTGAAGCGACTAAGCTAATTGACGAGAGTAAGGGCGCAACCGCAATGGACGTTCCCGGCTTTGTGTATTGCGAAAAAACCAAGGCAACCGCCGATAGTCTGGTGTCGTATTACAAGGATGATGAGCGTAAGGATACCCCTAAGTTGTTACCCAAGATCAAGAAGCCCGTGCTGATTGTGGTGGGGTCGGCGGATGAGGTGGTGGCAGATTTGCCCGCGAAACTGGAAGGCGTCAAGCAGGATAACCTGACCGTGGAAACGGTCGACGGAGCCGACCATTTCTTCATGGATTTGTACGCCGATGAAGTGGCGGATAAGGTTGCCACCTTCGTCGACTGGAAGTAATTATTTGTGGTTTTCCAACATGCCTAAGCGGGTGAGGACTTTTTTGTAGGTGGTGAGCATTTCGGGCATCAGTACCCGCTGGATATAGTCTAAAACCCATTTGCGGTCACGCGGTCCCAAGGCTTCGGCAATGAAGTTGCCGAATGCCAAGCTCATCGAAAAGCCCGGCTCTTGCCCGACTTTTCCCCATGTGGTGTCGGCGTAATCTGCCATGCGTTGGTTGAGTTTGTTGATGAAAGGGTTGCGGTAATCGCCGGGGCCGCCAAAGTCACGGGCATTGTCTTGTACATGGTCGGCAATTTTCAGCGCAAAGGTCGTAATGAGGGCGGCACGGTCTTCGTCATTCAGCACATCGTGGGCAATGCGGTCGAGGACGTGAATCATGAATGCCATGATTTCTTCCATGATCATCACGCGCTGCATCTGGGTATCGGTCTGGAAATTCTCGTTTTCAATTTCCAACAGCGTCTTCATGCCGATTTTCCAGGCGTTGAAGGCGAGGACACTGACAGTTTCTTCTAATGAAACTTCACGTTCCTGTTTGTTCCATTTGGTGTTTAGGCGAATGCGCACGGGGTTTCCTCTCTCAAAGCTAAAACAGTGCGGCATTATAGTGGCAGGGGATGCGGGAATGCGAATTATCGGGGAGATTGAGGGGATGGCATCTTGCGTGGACTACACTGGATCAAATACCTTAGGAATGCTGCTATGTACGCTACCAATGTCCGTGAACTCAAAAAAAATCCTTCACTGGCATTACGCCACGCCCGTGAAGCCCCCGTGTTGGTGCTAAAAGGGGATGAGCCTGACGCACTGTTGATACATCTGGATAAAACCCTCAGTGACACTACGACCGGTTTGCGCCCGGCACTCGCTGCCAGTTTGTTTCGTGATGGTTTGATGTCATTAGGCAAAGCAACTCGGATCAGCGGCTTAAGCATGAGTGCTTTCATCAAGCATTTGGGAAGCTTGGGCATTGAGATTGCTCGACCTGACGAAACTACCGCACACGAAATCCAAGACCTTTCTGCATGGCTGTCATAATCAGTGACACTGGTCCGCTATTGGCATTTGCGGGCATCAATCAGTTAACGATTCTGCAACAACTGTTTAAAACGGTGTGGATACCGCAGGCTGTTTGGCTGGAATCCCAAGTACACAGCGACTCAGCCGCCCAACACATTGCTGCCGCCCTGCAACAGGGTTGGTTGCAAGTAGTGACAGTACCTACGCCGCAGGATTTTCCAGTGAGTTTGGGTGATGGGGAACAAGAAGCTATGCAGCTTGCTATCTCTAACCCTAGTGCCTTACTTATCATGGATGATCGGTTGGCACGACGTGAAGCCTTGCACCGCAATTTGAGTTTTGTTGGTACGGTGAAAGTGTTATGGATAGCAGAGCAGCGGCATTTGATAAGTGATGCAGCCGTGCTGTTAGATGCGATGGCGGCAAATGGTTATTACTTGTCTCGCCAATTGTTACAGCAAATCAGCGAGTGAGGTTAGTGAGATTCTTGCCAACTGCAACTAACGTAGTCGGGCAGTGTCATTGGGTATCTGTTGTGATACGGCGCGGTGGTGCTTCGAATTGTGGTTCTGAACCTCCCGATAAAGCGAGGCGATGGGTACTCTCACGTTCGATCAGCGCTTTGAGACTTTCGTTCAGTAGGCTGGTTGTTTCGGTGATGCCGGTCAGTTCAACGGCTTGGTGTAGTAAGTCATCATCAAGGTTGAGTGTGGCGTGCATGACAAATTCCTTGCCTCAATATGGTGGGAATAGTCTATGTGGTGTTTGCTGTTTTTAACAAGTTGATAGTGTGTAATTGCTGATTTTTTGTGTGCAATCAGGTATACATAAGCCACGATAATTTTGGGCTATACCTTATGATGACTCCTACCCCGCTTTTTTCTCATGCCATCCATCTGTCTTGCTGGACGGTAGATATTGTGCAGGAGTACTGATAGCTTGTGTGAAGACAATGCTGAACTGATTGTTGTGCAGTGAAAATACGTGATTTGCTCCACTAACATTACATTGAGCGTAACTGCTGAAAATGGGATTGAGGCGCAAGAACGGAAAATTAATATGTTGGTTTATGGGATGTTTGGGTTGATGCGGAAAGAAAACTTACAGATGGAGTGGGGGTAAATATGAACTCAGAAGAGCAAGAGAATAATCAGTCGCTACTCATATTTGAACAATGGTTGAAAGATCATTGGTTAATATTTTTTATGATGGGCTTGTTAATAATTGCAATCGTAGTTGTCGGAACAGTTGCCTTTTTTTATTTTCAACAACAATCCAGTATTTTTCCTATAAATAATAATCGTGCTGACTGGGGAGTCACTGGCGATTTTTTTGGTGGAATTCTCAATCCAGTTTTTGCATTTCTAGGGTTGATAATGTTGCTTGCTACGCTTTATCAATCTCAGAGGGAACTGGCTTTGACTCGTGAGGAATTGACAAGATCAACTGAAGCATTAAAAGATCAAGCACTAACACAACAGCAGCAGAGATTTGAAAATACATTTTTTTCATTATTAGCTCATCATAACACTTTGTTAGATGTTGTTCGTAGAAGTAATTACGAATTTGATTGGAGCGCAGTTAACTCTCCAGAATGTGCAAGAAAAAAACTTTGGGACGATGTGCATGAAAAGAATT
The window above is part of the Thiothrix winogradskyi genome. Proteins encoded here:
- a CDS encoding entericidin A/B family lipoprotein; translation: MQKLLSVLSLMALLLLVGCSTIEGVGKDLKSLGGTIEKEAATDKAK
- the leuD gene encoding 3-isopropylmalate dehydratase small subunit, whose product is MEKFTVHTGLVIPLDRSNVDTDAIIPKQYLKSIQRTGFGPTLFDDWRYLEPGEPGMDHSKRTPNPDFVLNAPRYAGASVLLARENFGCGSSREHAVWALTDYGIRAVIAPSYADIFFNNSFKNGLLPLTLPAEVVDQLFVEAQATEGYQLTVNLEEQQVVTPSGTTFAFSIDEFRKYCLLNGLDDIGLTLQHADDIRAYEAKRKQVAPWLF
- the leuB gene encoding 3-isopropylmalate dehydrogenase, yielding MTHKILVLPGDGIGPEIVAEAVKVLNVFTAEGNLSVELEYANIGGIAYDKEGQPYPETTKALANKADAILLGAVGGPQYDALDRPLRPERGLLAIRADLGLFANLRPAILYEELASASTLKPEVVAGLDIMIVRELTGGIYFGQPRGIRVLENGERQGFNSATYTESEIERIARVGFETAMKRNKRLCSVDKANVLEVCELWREIVEKVGKEYPEVELSHMYVDNAAMQLVRAPKQFDVIVTSNLFGDVLSDAAAMLTGSIGMLPSASLNSSACGLYEPIHGSAPDIAGKGIANPLATILSVAMLLRYSLNRPELAERIEAAVKTVLASGVRTGDIYTEGDRKVGTAEMGDAVVAALQG
- a CDS encoding aspartate-semialdehyde dehydrogenase — its product is MTKTYNVAVVGTGSLVGEAILDLLAKRKFPIGKIYALEFATDGEQYVDFGNKTLDIEAVEDFDFSSVQLALFASTESVAADYVPKAVAAGCIVIDDSACFRFEADVPLVVPEVNPDAIAGYKQRGIIANPGSMVSQMLVALKPLHDAAEITRINVATYQAVSGTGRVGINELARQTAQLLNARPVEPELYAKQIAFNLFPHIGAFQENGYTWEEMKMVQETRKIMGLPELGVNPTAVRVPVFFGHAAALHIETQRKLTAAEATGLLQQTAGVVVLDERVDGGYPTPVTEAVNTDAVYVSRIREDISCMSGLDLWVVADNVRKGAALNSVQIAEILVRDYL
- a CDS encoding FimV/HubP family polar landmark protein, whose translation is MGDIEGARSTLEEVMVEGNDDQRREAEVLLHQTG
- the truA gene encoding tRNA pseudouridine(38-40) synthase TruA → MKFAACIEYDGSPFFGWQRLSHGPTVQGSVEHALSTVAAEPIAVVCAGRTDSGVHGIGQIIHFETHAQRPLRGWVFGSNAHLPDGVAMRWIQPVSDDFHARFSARSRRYRYVILNRQARPALLQKRVCWQHGALDADAMHQAAQALLGEQDFSSFRAAGCQANHAMREMLAISVQREGEFIYLDLVANAFLHHMVRNIAGSLLMVGAGERPMAWIGELLAQRDRTLAGMTAPASGLYFVHVDYPERFGLSSDYTLPSFIF
- a CDS encoding RDD family protein; this translates as MKVNHQLTPPAKGYFMSHVRQPGYQHLGMRALALAFDLLMISLLLVMVLLFVFGQTWLLYHASYESTALHGVLVLVPLVYFLGFWSLLGATPGKLLLWPWLVE
- a CDS encoding UbiH/UbiF/VisC/COQ6 family ubiquinone biosynthesis hydroxylase, yielding MKAMQVQYDVIIAGGGMVGATLACLLGKLGKRVAVLEAYQPTVFSPNDPYDLRVSALSRASQRALLDTGAWDGIAARRAFPYEAMQVWDATGSGEIRFDAADLGEPDLGHIVENRVIQLALLDTLQALDTVDWYCPDKLAALVVNEQHVTVTLHSGQTLQAQLLVGADGAQSKVRELAGIGMAIQDYGQKGLVCVVQTEFPHQFTAWQRFMPGGPLAFLPLAEGFCSIVWTLPADQADAMLRLSDSDFCRELSQALDYRLGEVTAVGERAAVSLRGRHADSYSQERVVLVGDAAHTIHPLAGQGVNLGIKDALELVAQIRQSSGDCGSTKVLRAYERARRGDNILTQKAMDGFRLLFGNTLTPWKILRNSGLTIVNRMGFLKYEMAKRAMGI
- a CDS encoding alpha/beta hydrolase gives rise to the protein MNLLTRVTSTLAFSLLAAVATLQADEVTVKQGDLELRADLTLAEGKTAKDGVIMLLHGTLAHNKMEIMQALGDLLKERGYNTLNVNLSYALDKRPSEMLDCTIEHQHKHEDAVAELDTWMNWLKAQGASKVAILGHSRGGNQVAWYASEKDSDLLEKVIAVAPATWDAAESAKGYEERYQKPLADIMAEATKLIDESKGATAMDVPGFVYCEKTKATADSLVSYYKDDERKDTPKLLPKIKKPVLIVVGSADEVVADLPAKLEGVKQDNLTVETVDGADHFFMDLYADEVADKVATFVDWK
- a CDS encoding UPF0175 family protein; translated protein: MYATNVRELKKNPSLALRHAREAPVLVLKGDEPDALLIHLDKTLSDTTTGLRPALAASLFRDGLMSLGKATRISGLSMSAFIKHLGSLGIEIARPDETTAHEIQDLSAWLS
- a CDS encoding DUF3368 domain-containing protein, whose translation is MAVIISDTGPLLAFAGINQLTILQQLFKTVWIPQAVWLESQVHSDSAAQHIAAALQQGWLQVVTVPTPQDFPVSLGDGEQEAMQLAISNPSALLIMDDRLARREALHRNLSFVGTVKVLWIAEQRHLISDAAVLLDAMAANGYYLSRQLLQQISE
- a CDS encoding type II toxin-antitoxin system VapB family antitoxin — translated: MHATLNLDDDLLHQAVELTGITETTSLLNESLKALIERESTHRLALSGGSEPQFEAPPRRITTDTQ